One Chromobacterium paludis genomic window carries:
- the leuB gene encoding 3-isopropylmalate dehydrogenase, producing the protein MKIAILPGDGIGPEIIAQAERVLDVLRQDGLKVETEHAPLGGAAYDQYGAPYPEATQKLCREADAVLLGAVGGPQYDKLDRPLRPERGLLAIRKDLGLFANLRPAILYPELANASTLKPEVVSGLDIMIVRELTGDIYFGQPRGIAVNELGEREAYNTMRYSESEVRRIAHVAFGIAMKRGKKLCSVDKANVLETTEFWKEIMIDVAREYPQVELSHMYVDNAAMQLVRNPKQFDVMVTGNIFGDILSDEASMLTGSIGMLPSASLDQNNKGLYEPSHGSAPDIAGQNLANPLATILSAAMMLRYSFGQEAAAQRVEGAVKKVLAQGYRTGDIYEAGCEKVSCSGMGDAVVAAL; encoded by the coding sequence ATGAAGATCGCCATTCTGCCCGGTGACGGCATCGGCCCGGAAATCATCGCCCAGGCCGAGCGCGTGCTGGACGTATTGCGCCAAGACGGCCTGAAAGTTGAGACCGAGCACGCCCCCTTGGGGGGCGCCGCTTACGATCAATACGGCGCGCCGTACCCGGAAGCCACGCAGAAACTGTGCCGCGAGGCCGACGCGGTGCTGCTGGGCGCGGTGGGCGGCCCTCAATACGACAAGCTGGATCGCCCGCTGCGGCCGGAGCGTGGCCTGTTGGCCATCCGCAAGGACCTGGGTCTGTTCGCCAATTTGCGGCCGGCCATTCTGTATCCGGAACTGGCCAACGCCTCCACCTTGAAGCCGGAGGTGGTGTCCGGGCTGGACATCATGATCGTGCGCGAACTGACCGGCGACATTTACTTTGGCCAGCCGCGCGGCATCGCCGTCAATGAGCTGGGCGAGCGCGAAGCCTACAACACCATGCGCTACAGCGAGAGCGAAGTGCGCCGCATCGCCCATGTCGCCTTCGGCATCGCCATGAAGCGGGGAAAGAAGCTGTGCTCGGTGGACAAGGCCAATGTGCTGGAAACCACTGAGTTCTGGAAGGAAATCATGATAGACGTGGCGCGAGAATATCCGCAGGTGGAGTTGTCGCACATGTATGTCGACAACGCGGCGATGCAGCTGGTGCGCAACCCCAAGCAGTTCGACGTGATGGTCACCGGCAATATCTTTGGCGACATTCTGTCCGATGAGGCCTCCATGCTGACCGGCTCCATCGGCATGCTGCCATCGGCGTCTTTGGACCAGAACAACAAGGGGTTGTACGAGCCTAGCCACGGCTCGGCGCCGGACATCGCCGGCCAGAACCTGGCCAACCCGCTGGCCACCATCCTGTCCGCCGCCATGATGCTGCGCTACAGCTTCGGCCAGGAAGCCGCCGCTCAGCGTGTGGAGGGTGCGGTGAAGAAGGTGCTGGCCCAGGGTTACCGTACCGGCGATATTTACGAAGCCGGCTGCGAAAAGGTCAGCTGCTCCGGCATGGGCGACGCGGTGGTGGCGGCGCTGTAA
- the leuD gene encoding 3-isopropylmalate dehydratase small subunit, with protein sequence MKAFTTLQGLVCPLDRANVDTDAIIPKQFLKSIKRSGFGPNLFDEWRYLDHGEPGMDNSQRPLNPDFVLNQPRYQGAQILLARENFGCGSSREHAPWALDDQGFRVVIAPSFADIFFNNCYKNGLLPIVLAADIVDQLFRECEAAPGYRLKVDLAAQTVSTPSGQTFGFDITEHRKHCLLGGLDEIGLTLRHADEIKAFEAKRRAEQPWLFA encoded by the coding sequence ATGAAAGCATTCACCACTTTGCAGGGCTTGGTCTGTCCGCTGGATCGGGCCAATGTCGACACCGACGCCATTATCCCGAAGCAGTTTCTGAAATCGATCAAGCGGTCCGGCTTCGGACCCAATCTGTTCGACGAATGGCGTTATCTGGATCACGGCGAGCCGGGCATGGACAATAGCCAGCGTCCGCTGAACCCGGACTTCGTGCTGAACCAGCCGCGCTATCAAGGCGCGCAAATCCTGCTGGCGCGCGAGAACTTCGGCTGCGGCTCCAGCCGCGAGCACGCGCCGTGGGCGCTGGACGATCAGGGCTTCCGCGTGGTGATCGCGCCCAGCTTCGCCGACATCTTCTTCAATAACTGCTACAAGAACGGCCTGCTGCCCATCGTGCTGGCGGCGGACATTGTCGACCAGCTGTTCCGCGAGTGCGAGGCCGCGCCGGGCTACCGCCTGAAAGTGGACCTGGCGGCGCAGACCGTGTCCACCCCGTCCGGCCAGACCTTTGGGTTCGACATCACCGAGCACCGCAAGCATTGCCTGCTGGGCGGCCTGGATGAAATCGGCCTGACCTTGCGGCACGCGGACGAGATCAAGGCTTTCGAAGCCAAGCGCCGCGCCGAACAGCCCTGGCTGTTCGCCTGA
- a CDS encoding entericidin EcnAB → MKKEMVCLSLALLLGGCNTVQGIKADAKEGGQAVGHGLQKAGQAIGNAVEKGGEAIKRTAE, encoded by the coding sequence ATGAAAAAAGAGATGGTTTGTCTGAGCCTGGCCCTGCTGCTGGGCGGCTGCAACACCGTGCAAGGCATCAAGGCCGACGCCAAGGAAGGCGGGCAGGCGGTGGGCCACGGTTTGCAGAAGGCTGGACAGGCGATCGGCAACGCGGTGGAGAAGGGCGGAGAAGCGATCAAACGCACCGCCGAGTAA
- the leuC gene encoding 3-isopropylmalate dehydratase large subunit — protein sequence MTAQTLYDKLWNSHVVRQEADGTALLYIDRHLVHEVTSPQAFEGLKLAGRKLWRVDSVVSTADHNTPTDHWDQGIQDPISRQQVETLDANIKAFGALAYFPFKDKGQGIVHVMGPEQGATLPGMTVVCGDSHTSTHGAFGALAHGIGTSEVEHVMATQCLVAKKSKNMLVRVDGQLGAGVTAKDVALAIIGKIGTAGGTGYAIEFGGEAIRSLSMEGRMTLCNMAIEGGARSGLVAVDDKTIAYVKGRPYAPKAEQWDAAVAYWRTLHSDDGAHFDETIILQAADIQPQVTWGTSPEMVVDVGGKVPNPANENDPVKKAGIERALAYMGLEADTPIEQIPVDVVFIGSCTNSRIEDLREAAAVAKGRQKAASVKQVLVVPGSGLVKAQAEAEGLDKIFVAAGFEWREPGCSMCLAMNADRLLPGERCASTSNRNFEGRQGQGGRTHLVSPAMAAAAAVAGHFVDVRGLAAN from the coding sequence ATGACCGCGCAAACCTTGTACGACAAACTGTGGAACAGCCATGTGGTGCGCCAAGAGGCAGACGGCACCGCGCTGTTGTATATCGACCGCCATCTGGTGCATGAAGTGACCAGCCCCCAGGCCTTCGAGGGCTTGAAGCTGGCCGGCCGCAAGCTGTGGAGGGTGGATTCCGTCGTCTCCACCGCGGACCACAACACGCCCACCGACCATTGGGATCAAGGCATTCAGGACCCGATCTCGCGCCAGCAGGTGGAAACGCTGGACGCCAACATCAAGGCCTTCGGCGCGCTGGCCTACTTCCCGTTCAAGGACAAGGGCCAGGGCATCGTCCACGTGATGGGGCCGGAGCAGGGCGCCACCTTGCCGGGCATGACCGTGGTGTGCGGCGACAGCCACACCTCCACCCACGGCGCGTTCGGCGCGCTGGCGCATGGCATCGGCACCTCCGAAGTCGAACACGTGATGGCCACGCAATGCCTGGTGGCCAAGAAGTCCAAGAACATGCTGGTGCGGGTGGATGGACAGCTGGGCGCGGGCGTTACGGCCAAGGACGTGGCGCTGGCCATCATCGGCAAGATCGGCACCGCCGGCGGCACCGGCTACGCGATAGAGTTTGGCGGCGAGGCGATCCGCAGCCTGAGCATGGAAGGCCGTATGACGCTGTGCAATATGGCGATAGAAGGCGGCGCGCGTTCCGGCCTGGTGGCGGTGGACGACAAAACCATAGCCTACGTCAAGGGCCGGCCGTACGCGCCCAAGGCCGAGCAGTGGGACGCGGCCGTGGCGTATTGGCGCACCCTGCATTCCGACGACGGCGCGCATTTCGACGAAACGATCATCTTGCAGGCCGCGGATATCCAGCCGCAGGTCACCTGGGGCACTTCGCCGGAAATGGTAGTGGACGTGGGCGGCAAGGTGCCGAATCCGGCCAATGAGAACGATCCGGTGAAGAAAGCCGGCATCGAGCGCGCGCTGGCCTATATGGGCTTGGAGGCCGATACGCCGATAGAGCAGATTCCGGTGGACGTGGTGTTCATCGGCTCCTGTACCAATAGCCGCATCGAAGACCTGCGCGAAGCGGCGGCGGTGGCCAAGGGCCGCCAGAAGGCCGCCAGCGTGAAGCAGGTGTTGGTGGTGCCGGGTTCCGGCCTGGTCAAGGCGCAGGCCGAGGCCGAGGGACTAGACAAGATTTTCGTCGCCGCCGGTTTCGAATGGCGCGAGCCGGGCTGCTCGATGTGCCTGGCGATGAACGCCGACCGGCTGCTGCCGGGAGAGCGCTGCGCCTCCACCTCCAACCGCAACTTCGAAGGCCGCCAGGGCCAGGGCGGGCGCACCCATTTGGTGAGCCCGGCAATGGCGGCGGCGGCGGCGGTGGCTGGGCATTTCGTCGACGTGCGCGGCTTGGCCGCCAACTGA
- a CDS encoding helix-turn-helix transcriptional regulator, with the protein MESTAASPLGAFLRAHRERLTPQQAGLPAGARRRAKGLRREEVAQLAGISPTWLTWLEQGRTESVSAHTLARLAAALQLSGAETDYLFDLAGLKNPKDKRAEDNPQAREILAEMLPHIAIPAYVLDRHWRAAAWNDAAAELFCDWLGKPDASRSQLDFIFLMPAARSFIDNWPERARRIVAELRADLGQQLDDAETADMLQRLRLNSAEFDQLWRQQDVLEREGGERAFHHPALGQINKRQITLRPANAPEFKLVLLL; encoded by the coding sequence ATGGAATCGACCGCCGCCAGCCCGCTTGGCGCTTTTCTGCGCGCCCACCGCGAACGGCTGACGCCGCAGCAAGCCGGCCTGCCCGCAGGCGCGCGGCGCCGCGCCAAGGGCTTGCGCCGCGAAGAAGTGGCGCAACTGGCCGGCATCAGTCCCACCTGGCTCACTTGGCTGGAGCAAGGGCGCACCGAATCGGTGTCGGCGCACACCCTGGCCCGCCTTGCCGCCGCGCTGCAGCTGTCCGGCGCGGAAACCGATTATCTGTTTGATCTGGCCGGCCTGAAGAACCCCAAAGACAAGCGCGCCGAGGACAATCCTCAAGCGCGCGAGATTCTGGCGGAAATGCTGCCGCACATCGCCATTCCAGCCTATGTGCTGGACCGCCATTGGCGGGCGGCGGCCTGGAACGACGCCGCGGCGGAATTGTTCTGCGATTGGCTGGGCAAGCCGGACGCCAGCCGCAGCCAGCTCGACTTCATTTTCCTGATGCCGGCCGCGCGCAGCTTCATCGACAACTGGCCGGAGCGCGCGCGGCGCATCGTCGCTGAATTGCGCGCCGACCTGGGCCAGCAGCTGGATGATGCCGAAACGGCGGACATGCTGCAGCGGCTGCGCCTCAACAGCGCGGAATTCGACCAATTGTGGCGACAGCAGGATGTGCTGGAGCGAGAAGGCGGCGAGCGCGCCTTCCATCACCCGGCCCTCGGCCAGATCAACAAACGGCAGATCACGCTGCGACCGGCCAATGCGCCCGAGTTCAAGCTAGTCCTGCTGTTATGA
- a CDS encoding peroxiredoxin, translating into MNASPCFNFTLPSTSGTDFTLSASRKPLVIYFYPKDNTPGCTNESMAFRDLHAEFAVLGAEIVGISRDSLKSHHNFKAKLELPFELLSDSEETACNLFGVIKMKNMYGKQVRGIERSTFVIGKSGEIAREWRGVKVPGHAEEVLAYVKTL; encoded by the coding sequence ATGAATGCAAGCCCTTGTTTTAACTTCACTTTACCATCCACATCGGGCACCGACTTCACGCTCTCCGCCAGCCGCAAGCCGCTGGTGATCTACTTTTACCCCAAGGACAACACCCCCGGCTGCACCAATGAAAGCATGGCCTTCCGCGACCTGCACGCGGAGTTCGCCGTGCTGGGCGCCGAGATCGTCGGCATTTCCCGCGACAGCCTGAAATCCCACCACAACTTCAAGGCCAAGCTGGAGCTGCCGTTCGAGCTGCTGTCCGACAGCGAAGAAACCGCCTGCAATCTGTTCGGCGTCATCAAGATGAAGAATATGTACGGCAAACAGGTGCGCGGCATCGAACGCAGCACCTTCGTCATCGGCAAGAGCGGCGAAATCGCCAGAGAATGGCGCGGCGTCAAAGTGCCGGGCCACGCGGAGGAGGTATTGGCGTACGTGAAAACGCTGTAA
- a CDS encoding PhoH family protein: MAGRKKTNTCKLFVLDTNVLLHDPTCLYRFEEHDVFIPIITLEELDTHKKGMSEVARNARQASRFLDDIISGNELNIADGIPLKNASRDAASGRLILQTQAINGTLPSSLPVGKADNQILGIVMALKNLHQERAVILVSKDINMRIKARALGLEAEDYFNDKVLEDTDLLYTGTREIDQAFWERNGKDIQSWQDHGRSYYQLTGPDTASLYVNQLLWQEGDKPFQARVIKLEGKSAVLETLKDYSHSKNNVWGITARNREQNFALNMLMDPNVDFVSLLGQAGTGKTLLTLAAGLAMTLEQKIYSEIIMTRVTVPVGEDIGFLPGTEEEKMAPWMGALEDNLDVLNKSDDDGGDWGRAATRDLIRSRIKVKSLNFMRGRTFLNKYLIIDEAQNLTPKQMKTLITRAGPGTKVVCLGNVSQIDTPYLTEGSSGLTYVVDRFKGWDHSAHITLQRGERSRLADYAGEVL; encoded by the coding sequence ATGGCCGGCCGCAAAAAGACCAACACGTGCAAGCTGTTTGTTCTGGATACCAACGTTCTTCTGCACGACCCCACCTGTCTGTACCGCTTCGAAGAACACGATGTGTTCATCCCCATCATCACGCTGGAAGAACTGGATACCCACAAGAAGGGCATGTCCGAAGTGGCGCGCAACGCGCGCCAGGCCAGCCGCTTCCTCGACGACATCATCAGCGGCAACGAGCTGAACATCGCCGATGGCATTCCGCTGAAAAACGCCAGCCGCGACGCCGCCAGCGGCCGACTGATCCTGCAGACCCAGGCCATCAACGGCACGCTGCCGTCCTCGCTGCCGGTGGGCAAGGCCGACAATCAGATTCTCGGCATCGTGATGGCGCTGAAGAATCTGCATCAGGAACGCGCCGTCATCCTGGTGTCCAAAGACATCAATATGCGCATCAAGGCGCGCGCGCTGGGCCTGGAGGCGGAAGACTACTTCAACGACAAGGTGCTGGAAGACACCGACCTGCTCTATACCGGCACCCGCGAAATCGACCAGGCGTTCTGGGAGCGCAACGGCAAGGACATCCAATCCTGGCAGGATCATGGCCGCAGCTACTATCAGCTGACCGGCCCCGACACGGCCAGCCTCTATGTCAACCAGCTGCTATGGCAGGAAGGCGACAAACCGTTCCAGGCCCGCGTGATCAAGCTGGAAGGCAAGAGCGCGGTATTGGAAACGCTGAAGGACTACAGCCACAGCAAGAACAATGTCTGGGGCATCACCGCGCGCAACCGCGAGCAGAACTTCGCGTTGAACATGCTGATGGACCCCAACGTGGACTTCGTCTCGCTGCTGGGCCAGGCCGGCACCGGCAAGACGCTGCTCACGCTGGCGGCGGGCCTGGCGATGACGCTGGAACAGAAAATCTACAGCGAAATCATCATGACCCGCGTCACCGTGCCGGTGGGCGAGGACATTGGCTTCCTGCCCGGCACTGAGGAAGAAAAAATGGCGCCGTGGATGGGCGCCTTGGAAGACAACCTGGATGTGCTGAACAAGAGCGACGACGACGGCGGCGACTGGGGCCGCGCCGCCACGCGCGACCTGATACGCAGCCGCATCAAGGTGAAGAGCCTCAACTTCATGCGCGGCCGCACCTTCCTCAACAAATACCTGATCATAGACGAGGCGCAAAACCTGACGCCCAAGCAGATGAAGACGCTGATCACCCGCGCCGGCCCCGGCACCAAGGTGGTATGCCTGGGCAACGTCAGCCAGATCGACACGCCCTACCTGACCGAAGGCAGCTCCGGCCTGACCTATGTGGTAGACCGTTTCAAGGGCTGGGACCACTCCGCCCACATCACCCTGCAACGCGGCGAGCGCTCCCGCCTGGCGGACTACGCCGGCGAAGTGCTGTAG